The following proteins are encoded in a genomic region of Triticum dicoccoides isolate Atlit2015 ecotype Zavitan chromosome 1B, WEW_v2.0, whole genome shotgun sequence:
- the LOC119350558 gene encoding subtilisin-like protease SBT1.6: protein MKLLILPSPTFHPLLYRTEDHRGYCAYPYELIALVSGHVVICDLADSIGRDITIKLARTLLRLHASAVVFVEPEKVGYTIDLYDFGPLSQLIQVTHKQGEILKKFASGGPVRYALVNWDVGTQDSSPAPTVADFSGRGLSKWSPGVLKPDLLAPGLNILAGVPARPEAFAFKSGTSMATPHVSGLVALLKRVHPTWSPAIMRSALMTTASTRDNSGGRIMDEQRDPDPAALYATGAGHVDLARAMDPGLAYDIDTAQYIGYLCSNFGEMAMRAVTRNSSGLCSDHEGVPQEQLNYPSIVVTLFQQQQLVVRTLTNLQAEGLPEVYKVAVAMPGLVLVDVEPAELIFTAQGHKQSYSIRVALMPKVTFVKGAVFEGSITWSSSRHVVRSPMVAVVDL from the exons ATGAAGCTCCTGATTCTGCCGTCGCCGACATTCCACCCTCTGCTGTACCGTACCGAGGACCATCGCGGGTACTGCGCGTATCCTTACGAGTTGATTGCCTTGGTTTCTGGTCATGTCGTCATCTGCGACCTCGCCGACAGCATTGGTCGTGATATCACGATCAAGTTAGCCCGTACACTTCTGAGATTGCACGCTTCGGCCGTTGTCTTCGTCGAACCAGAAAAGGTTGGATATACCATTGATTTGTACGACTTCGGCCCATTGAGTCAGCTCATTCAAGTGACCCACAAGCAGGGTGAGATCCTGAAGAAGTTCGCGTCAGGCGGGCCGGTACGCTATGCCCTCGTCAACTGGGATGTAGGCACGCAGGATTCGTCGCCGGCGCCTACGGTGGCTGACTTCTCGGGGCGTGGCTTGAGCAAGTGGAGCCCCGGCGTCCTCAAGCCGGATCTGCTGGCTCCGGGGCTCAACATCCTCGCCGGCGTGCCCGCGAGACCAGAGGCGTTCGCTTTCAAGTCGGGCACCTCGATGGCCACGCCCCATGTGAGCGGGCTCGTGGCACTTCTGAAGAGGGTGCACCCGACGTGGAGTCCGGCCATCATGAG GTCAGCGCTGATGACGACAGCCTCCACCCGAGACAACAGCGGGGGGCGCATCATGGACGAGCAGCGGGACCCGGATCCTGCTGCCCTCTACGCGACAGGCGCTGGCCACGTCGACTTGGCCAGGGCCATGGACCCTGGCCTAGCCTACGACATCGACACAGCACAGTACATAGGCTACTTGTGCTCCAACTTCGGCGAGATGGCGATGCGGGCCGTTACCCGCAACAGCTCCGGCCTGTGCTCCGATCATGAAGGTGTGCCCCAAGAACAACTCAACTATCCAAGCATCGTCGTGACCTTGttccagcagcagcagctcgtGGTCAGGACACTGACCAACCTGCAAGCCGAAGGCCTGCCGGAGGTGTACAAGGTGGCGGTGGCCATGCCCGGTTTGGTGTTGGTCGACGTGGAACCCGCCGAGCTGATTTTCACGGCGCAGGGACACAAGCAGTCCTACTCCATCCGAGTCGCCCTGATGCCCAAGGTCACGTTCGTCAAGGGAGCCGTCTTCGAGGGCTCAATCACTTGGTCGTCAAGCCGCCACGTCGTCCGAAGCCCGATGGTCGCCGTCGTCGACCTGTAA